A region from the Motacilla alba alba isolate MOTALB_02 chromosome 10, Motacilla_alba_V1.0_pri, whole genome shotgun sequence genome encodes:
- the DUT gene encoding deoxyuridine 5'-triphosphate nucleotidohydrolase, mitochondrial isoform X1: MLSRAPSQPRAPRDCGGQRLFAARCAQPPRAVQRNNGGPGAPLRAPRPPAPAPAQPRPRPPVQPQSRPPATPRVPRGPPASLRQRRRRLPRGAAGRAAARGAAPAAMPASEAVPQPSPSKRQKGSGPGEPSARLRFTKLSENAFAPSRGSARAAGYDLYSAYDCVIPPMEKAVVKTDIQIALPSGCYGRVAPRSGLAAKHFIDVGAGVIDEDYRGNVGVVLFNFGKETFEVKKGDRIAQLICERIYYPELEEVEALDDTERGEGGFGSTGKN; encoded by the exons ATGCTCTCCAGAGCTCCCTCTCAGCCCCGAGCACCCCGTGACTGTGGAGGACAGCGGCTGTTCGCAGCCCGCTGTGCTCAGCCCCCCCGAGCTGTGCAGCGGAACAAcggcggccccggggctccTCTGAGGGCGCCGCGACCGCCCGCGCCTgccccggcccagccccggccccgcccgcccgtGCAGCCGCAATCGCGTCCCCCGGCAACGCCGCGCGTCCCGCGGGGTCCGCCCGCCAGCCTGCGGCAGCGCCGCCGTCGCCTTCCGAGGGGCGCCGCGGGCCGGGCTGCTGCCCGAGGGGCTGCGCCGGCAG CTATGCCCGCCTCTGAGGCCGTGCCGCAGCCGTCCCCCAGCAAGAGACAGAAGGGCTCAGGGCCTGGAGAGCCCTCCGCACGGCTGCGCTTCACCAAGCTGTCCGAGAATGCCTTCGCCCCCTCCCGGGGCTCCGCGCGGGCTGCGGGTTACGATCTGTACAG TGCCTATGACTGTGTGATACCACCCATGGAAAAGGCTGTGGTGAAAACAGACATTCAAATAGCACTTCCTTCTGGCTGCTATGGCCGAGTAG cACCACGTTCTGGTTTAGCTGCAAAGCACTTCATAGATGTTGGAG CTGGTGTTATTGATGAGGATTACAGGGGAAATGTTGGTGTGGTACTGTTCAACTTTGGCAAGGAGACATTTGAAG TTAAGAAAGGGGATAGAATTGCCCAGCTCATCTGTGAACGCATTTATTATCCTGAGCTAGAAGAAGTTGAG GCTCTGGATGATACTGAACGTGGTGAAGGTGGCTTTGGCTCTACtggaaagaactga
- the DUT gene encoding deoxyuridine 5'-triphosphate nucleotidohydrolase, mitochondrial isoform X2 has product MSRAERAGERSMARFLHGGGGAMLARSLRWLRHRCGRSMPASEAVPQPSPSKRQKGSGPGEPSARLRFTKLSENAFAPSRGSARAAGYDLYSAYDCVIPPMEKAVVKTDIQIALPSGCYGRVAPRSGLAAKHFIDVGAGVIDEDYRGNVGVVLFNFGKETFEVKKGDRIAQLICERIYYPELEEVEALDDTERGEGGFGSTGKN; this is encoded by the exons ATGAGCCGTGCGGAGCGCGCCGGGGAGCGGTCCATGGCGCGCTTCCTacacggcggcggcggcgctaTGTTGGCCCGGAGCCTCCGGTGGCTCCGGCACCGCTGCGGGCGCT CTATGCCCGCCTCTGAGGCCGTGCCGCAGCCGTCCCCCAGCAAGAGACAGAAGGGCTCAGGGCCTGGAGAGCCCTCCGCACGGCTGCGCTTCACCAAGCTGTCCGAGAATGCCTTCGCCCCCTCCCGGGGCTCCGCGCGGGCTGCGGGTTACGATCTGTACAG TGCCTATGACTGTGTGATACCACCCATGGAAAAGGCTGTGGTGAAAACAGACATTCAAATAGCACTTCCTTCTGGCTGCTATGGCCGAGTAG cACCACGTTCTGGTTTAGCTGCAAAGCACTTCATAGATGTTGGAG CTGGTGTTATTGATGAGGATTACAGGGGAAATGTTGGTGTGGTACTGTTCAACTTTGGCAAGGAGACATTTGAAG TTAAGAAAGGGGATAGAATTGCCCAGCTCATCTGTGAACGCATTTATTATCCTGAGCTAGAAGAAGTTGAG GCTCTGGATGATACTGAACGTGGTGAAGGTGGCTTTGGCTCTACtggaaagaactga